In the Sulfurovum zhangzhouensis genome, one interval contains:
- a CDS encoding branched-chain amino acid transaminase — protein MNKAKYIWMDGELTPWDDAKVHVLTHTLHYGNGAIEGTKAYKTVDGRCAIFKLKEHTQRLINSSKMTLIDVPYTVEELNEAQVKLLQENELFEGAYIRPLVYLGYGVMGLYHKDAPVNVSISAWEWGAYLGEEGLKKGVRVKISSFNRTGNTSGMGKAKAVANYLNSQMAKYEAVESGYDEALLRDDQGYIAEASGACFFMVKDGKLISPPNDNSLESITQMTVIDLAKDLGIEVVRRRVTREEIYIADEAFFTGTAAEVTPIREVDARIIGNGSRGPITEKLQSAYFDVVAGKNPNYIQHLTYIN, from the coding sequence ATGAACAAAGCAAAATATATCTGGATGGATGGTGAACTTACACCGTGGGATGATGCGAAAGTACATGTCCTCACACATACACTGCACTATGGAAACGGTGCGATCGAAGGAACAAAAGCATATAAAACAGTTGATGGCAGATGTGCGATCTTTAAACTGAAAGAGCATACACAAAGATTGATCAACTCTTCTAAAATGACACTGATTGATGTACCTTACACTGTTGAAGAACTCAACGAAGCACAAGTAAAGCTGCTTCAAGAGAATGAACTCTTCGAAGGTGCTTATATCAGACCGCTTGTTTATCTAGGATATGGAGTAATGGGGCTTTACCATAAAGATGCTCCCGTAAATGTATCAATTTCTGCTTGGGAATGGGGTGCATATCTTGGTGAAGAAGGTCTTAAAAAAGGTGTCCGTGTAAAGATCTCATCATTCAACAGAACAGGTAACACCTCGGGTATGGGTAAAGCAAAAGCGGTTGCTAACTATCTCAATAGCCAGATGGCAAAGTATGAAGCGGTAGAATCAGGATATGATGAAGCGCTTTTAAGAGATGACCAAGGGTATATCGCTGAAGCTTCGGGTGCATGTTTCTTTATGGTTAAAGACGGTAAATTGATCTCTCCTCCAAATGATAATTCACTTGAGTCTATTACTCAAATGACTGTTATTGATCTTGCAAAAGATTTGGGAATCGAGGTAGTAAGACGCCGTGTTACACGTGAAGAGATCTATATTGCTGATGAAGCATTCTTTACAGGTACTGCTGCAGAAGTTACACCGATCCGTGAAGTTGATGCTCGTATTATCGGAAACGGTAGCAGAGGCCCAATCACGGAAAAACTTCAATCTGCATATTTTGATGTAGTTGCAGGAAAGAATCCGAACTATATTCAACATCTTACTTACATCAACTAA
- a CDS encoding SPFH domain-containing protein codes for MPADMNDYFKKKKPNLNMNKPDNTGSTGSGNRGGGNPLDGLGKGAPFILIVVVIAFALFAFKPFTIINSGEVGIKVRTGKFDETPLQPGLHFYIPVFQKIIPVNTRVRLITYSNSKTSAVGDDYTRGLSSESFEGGLKRNPAIQVLDKRGLTVNIDLAVLYSLKASTAPKTIETWGASWEEKIINSKVREVVRDVIGQYTAEQLPEMRNQIASAIQTKVTERISALEGEPVLLSSVELRNIDLPTKIKDQIERVQIAKQDVTIAEQQKEKAKQEAQRKAEIARGEAERNRIEAQGQADKIRIEAEEQSKANKLISDSLTQQLIQLEQIKTQAEFNKALQVNKDAQIFLTPGGAVPNIWVDAKSKKEPTVVGQ; via the coding sequence ATGCCAGCAGATATGAATGACTATTTTAAAAAGAAAAAACCTAATCTAAACATGAACAAACCTGATAACACCGGTAGCACAGGCAGCGGTAACAGGGGTGGAGGAAATCCGCTTGACGGTTTGGGTAAAGGTGCACCATTTATCTTGATTGTTGTAGTGATTGCATTTGCACTCTTTGCTTTCAAACCCTTTACTATCATTAACTCCGGTGAAGTAGGGATCAAGGTAAGAACAGGTAAATTCGATGAAACTCCTTTACAACCCGGACTTCACTTCTATATCCCGGTTTTCCAAAAGATCATTCCTGTCAACACACGTGTAAGATTGATCACTTACTCGAACTCCAAAACTTCAGCAGTAGGTGATGACTATACGCGTGGTCTCTCTAGTGAGAGTTTTGAAGGTGGACTAAAAAGAAATCCTGCGATTCAGGTACTTGATAAGCGTGGATTGACTGTTAACATTGACTTGGCAGTTCTTTATTCGCTTAAAGCGTCAACTGCACCTAAAACTATCGAGACATGGGGTGCAAGCTGGGAAGAGAAAATCATCAACTCTAAAGTACGTGAAGTGGTACGTGATGTCATCGGTCAATATACTGCGGAACAACTTCCTGAGATGAGAAACCAGATTGCTTCAGCAATCCAGACCAAAGTAACCGAAAGAATCTCTGCACTTGAAGGAGAACCGGTCCTTCTCTCTTCTGTTGAACTAAGAAACATTGACCTTCCTACAAAGATCAAAGACCAGATAGAACGTGTTCAGATTGCCAAACAGGACGTAACGATCGCTGAACAGCAAAAAGAAAAAGCAAAGCAGGAAGCACAGCGTAAAGCTGAGATCGCAAGAGGTGAGGCGGAGAGAAACCGTATCGAAGCACAAGGACAGGCTGATAAGATCCGTATCGAGGCTGAAGAGCAGTCAAAAGCAAACAAGCTAATCTCTGATTCCTTGACACAACAGCTTATCCAGCTTGAACAGATCAAAACACAAGCTGAGTTCAATAAAG